From the genome of Eriocheir sinensis breed Jianghai 21 chromosome 47, ASM2467909v1, whole genome shotgun sequence, one region includes:
- the LOC126981262 gene encoding alanine--glyoxylate aminotransferase-like isoform X1 → MNIIRSTRTFSRMAPLWMKVAPPACLKGPLQVPSKLLMGPGPSNSPPQVLQAMVQPLLGHLHPEFTQIMDEVKDGLSYIFQTKNEVVCCISGTGHSGMEATICNLLEPGDVILIAENGIWGQRAADMAQRHEADVRTIKKPAGDVFELEELSAALEEHRPSVLFLVQGESSTGALQPIQGVGPLCRKYGTLLAVDAVASLGGVPFLVDEWGVDVAYTGTQKVISAPPSMAPITFSDRAMAKVKARKTPIRSFYLDITWLANYWGCDGTPRKYHHTGPVSSVYALREALSLVCAEGLESLWARHAACAQRLHEGLASLGLQLFISDPAKRTPTVSTIRVPEGVDWMKVTKYFMANYKVEISGGLGPSAGQVWRVGLMGYNCTPENVDLVLKIMKEALSQQSVQASRL, encoded by the exons ATGAATATTATCAGATCTACGCGTACATTTTCGAGGATGGCACCGCTATG GATGAAGGTTGCTCCCCCAGCATGCCTGAAAGGCCCCCTGCAGGTCCCCAGCAAGCTGCTGATGGGTCCGGGGCCCTCCAACAGCCCCCCACAGGTCCTGCAGGCCATGGTACAGCCTCTTCTGGGACATCTGCACCCAGAGTTCACACAG ATAATGGATGAAGTGAAGGATGGCCTCAGCTACATATTCCAGACCAAGAATGAGGTGGTGTGTTGTATAAGCGGTACAGGCCACTCAGGGATGGAGGCCACTATATGTAACCTCCTAGAGCCCGGGGACGTTATCTTGATTGCCGAGAATGGGATCTGGGGCCAACGCGCTGCTGACATGGCCCAGAGGCACG AGGCTGACGTCCGCACCATCAAGAAGCCTGCCGGGGATGTCTTCGAGTTGGAGGAGCTGTCGGCGGCCCTGGAGGAGCACCGGCCTTCCGTCCTGTTCCTGGTGCAGGGAGAGTCCTCGACCGGCGCCCTGCAGCCTATCCAAGGGGTAGGCCCACTCTGCCGCAA GTACGGGACACTGCTGGCCGTCGACGCCGTGGCCTCCCTTGGCGGCGTGCCCTTCCTTGTGGACGAGTGGGGCGTGGACGTGGCCTACACCGGCACGCAGAAGGTCATCTCCGCGCCGCCCTCCATGGCGCCCATCACCTTCAGTGACAGAGCCAT GGCAAAAGTGAAGGCACGCAAGACCCCCATTCGCAGCTTCTACTTGGACATCACCTGGCTGGCCAACTACTGGGGCTGTGACGGGACACCGCGCAA ATACCACCACACTGGTCCAGTCAGCTCAGTGTATGCACTCCGGGAGGCCTTGTCACTGGTGTGTGCGGAGGGCCTGGAGTCCCTCTGGGCCCGCCACGCCGCCTGTGCCCAGCGGCTGCATGAGGGCCTGGCTTCCCTCGGCCTGCAGCTCTTCATTAGCGACCCAGCCAAGCGAACGCCAACCGTCTCCACTATCCGGGTGCCTGAGGGTGTGGACTGGATGAAAGTCACCAAATACTTCATGGCAAA CTACAAGGTGGAGATCAGCGGAGGGCTGGGACCCAGTGCCGGGCAAGTGTGGCGGGTGGGGCTCATGGGCTACAACTGTACTCCGGAGAATGTCGACCTGGTGCTCAAAATCATGAAGGAGGCGCTCAGCCAGCAGTCCGTCCAGGCCAGCAGGCTGTGA
- the LOC126981263 gene encoding centromere protein X-like → MKFSDRLIREFFNTHFENSKTKINSDAMVLIAEVLKLLVMEGAMRTAHQAKQEGSDTVTLEHLEKILSQLILDFS, encoded by the exons ATGAAGTTCTCGGAT aGGCTGATTCGTGAGTTTTTCAATACCCACTTTGAAAACAGCAAGACTAAGATAAACTCTGATGCCATGGTCCTGATCGCTGAG GTGTTGAAGCTGCTGGTCATGGAGGGAGCTATGCGAACTGCCCACCAGGCCAAGCAAGAAGGATCTGACACAGTCACTTTAGAACACCTGGAAAAAATTCTTTCACAACTG ATCTTGGACTTTTCCTGA
- the LOC126981262 gene encoding alanine--glyoxylate aminotransferase-like isoform X2, with amino-acid sequence MSRMKVAPPACLKGPLQVPSKLLMGPGPSNSPPQVLQAMVQPLLGHLHPEFTQIMDEVKDGLSYIFQTKNEVVCCISGTGHSGMEATICNLLEPGDVILIAENGIWGQRAADMAQRHEADVRTIKKPAGDVFELEELSAALEEHRPSVLFLVQGESSTGALQPIQGVGPLCRKYGTLLAVDAVASLGGVPFLVDEWGVDVAYTGTQKVISAPPSMAPITFSDRAMAKVKARKTPIRSFYLDITWLANYWGCDGTPRKYHHTGPVSSVYALREALSLVCAEGLESLWARHAACAQRLHEGLASLGLQLFISDPAKRTPTVSTIRVPEGVDWMKVTKYFMANYKVEISGGLGPSAGQVWRVGLMGYNCTPENVDLVLKIMKEALSQQSVQASRL; translated from the exons ATGTCCAG GATGAAGGTTGCTCCCCCAGCATGCCTGAAAGGCCCCCTGCAGGTCCCCAGCAAGCTGCTGATGGGTCCGGGGCCCTCCAACAGCCCCCCACAGGTCCTGCAGGCCATGGTACAGCCTCTTCTGGGACATCTGCACCCAGAGTTCACACAG ATAATGGATGAAGTGAAGGATGGCCTCAGCTACATATTCCAGACCAAGAATGAGGTGGTGTGTTGTATAAGCGGTACAGGCCACTCAGGGATGGAGGCCACTATATGTAACCTCCTAGAGCCCGGGGACGTTATCTTGATTGCCGAGAATGGGATCTGGGGCCAACGCGCTGCTGACATGGCCCAGAGGCACG AGGCTGACGTCCGCACCATCAAGAAGCCTGCCGGGGATGTCTTCGAGTTGGAGGAGCTGTCGGCGGCCCTGGAGGAGCACCGGCCTTCCGTCCTGTTCCTGGTGCAGGGAGAGTCCTCGACCGGCGCCCTGCAGCCTATCCAAGGGGTAGGCCCACTCTGCCGCAA GTACGGGACACTGCTGGCCGTCGACGCCGTGGCCTCCCTTGGCGGCGTGCCCTTCCTTGTGGACGAGTGGGGCGTGGACGTGGCCTACACCGGCACGCAGAAGGTCATCTCCGCGCCGCCCTCCATGGCGCCCATCACCTTCAGTGACAGAGCCAT GGCAAAAGTGAAGGCACGCAAGACCCCCATTCGCAGCTTCTACTTGGACATCACCTGGCTGGCCAACTACTGGGGCTGTGACGGGACACCGCGCAA ATACCACCACACTGGTCCAGTCAGCTCAGTGTATGCACTCCGGGAGGCCTTGTCACTGGTGTGTGCGGAGGGCCTGGAGTCCCTCTGGGCCCGCCACGCCGCCTGTGCCCAGCGGCTGCATGAGGGCCTGGCTTCCCTCGGCCTGCAGCTCTTCATTAGCGACCCAGCCAAGCGAACGCCAACCGTCTCCACTATCCGGGTGCCTGAGGGTGTGGACTGGATGAAAGTCACCAAATACTTCATGGCAAA CTACAAGGTGGAGATCAGCGGAGGGCTGGGACCCAGTGCCGGGCAAGTGTGGCGGGTGGGGCTCATGGGCTACAACTGTACTCCGGAGAATGTCGACCTGGTGCTCAAAATCATGAAGGAGGCGCTCAGCCAGCAGTCCGTCCAGGCCAGCAGGCTGTGA